From the genome of Candidatus Methylomirabilota bacterium:
AGGGCTTGAGGACGGCCTGGGCGACGTCCTCGTCGGTCACCAGGACGTTCATGAAACGGCCGCGCAGCGCCCCCCGGACGGCGTCGATCTTGCCCAGGCCCCCGGCGACCGCGATGACCGAGCGGTCGTTCCGCCGCGAAAGCTCCTGCAGCCGGTCCCCCGTCACCGACAGGACCCGTCGCATCAAGGCGCGTAGCTCGGCCTGATCGACGATCCGACCCTGGACGTCGAAAGGCTGATAGTTGATCTCGCCGACCACGCCCAGCTCCCGCAGCCGACGGACGCTCACCCCGTACGATTCCGCCAGCGAGCAGAAGCCCGGAGTCTGCTCGCCGATCTGGCCGATGCCGACCAGGGCGATGTCCACGTTCTGCACGGCGTCGTAGATGCTGCGCACCTCGGGGTCCCGGAGCAGCCGCCGCCGCTCCCGCTCGAACTGGCGCAGGGACACCAGGTGCTGGACGGGCAGGGCATACGCCGTGACGTGGGGTCGGTATTTCGCCGCCATCATGCCCACCAGCGTGTTGGGGGAGATGTCGACCAGCTTGAGCGTGCTCTCGCCGGAGAGGGGATAGAGGGCCAGATCCCGGAAGCGCCGCTCGCGCAGGCTGCGCACGGTCTGGTAGAGCGTAAAGCCGCACGACAGTCCCACCCGCAGGCCATTGGCGGCGACCTTCTCGAAGGCGGCGGCGGCGGCGACCCCCAGCGCCTCGCGGACGTCGGCCCGGCCGCCGGCGGCGATCACCACGGCGTCGTGCAGATCGAAGCGCTCCACGAGGGCGGCCTCGAGCTCTTGGGTGCGGGGCAGGTCCAGCTCCACCCGCACCAGGCCTTCGTCGAACGCCCGCTTGAGCAGCCGCGACACGGTGGCCGCGGACACGCCCAGCGTGCTGGCGATGTCCTTCTGGCTCCGCGCCTGGCGATAGTAGAGCTCCAGGCACTGCACCATCTGCCTGAGCTCGCCGGGCCGGTGAGAAATTAATTTCATGGGTTTCAAGTTCTTGCTTGACGGCGGTCAGTGTACGCCGTTATCCTGCTCCCGTCAGCCCTTTCTCCAACCCAACGACTCGGTCGAGGAGGCTCTCATGGCAGGCAAGCGGTATGGTGCCGCCGACGACACCCGCAAGCCCGCGTCCACCGATTACCACCAATCCCGGGACAACCTGGCCGATCTGCCCCAGACCCTGGCCGAGAAGATCCCGGTCACCAACACCCCGAACATCTTCTCGTACAAGGCCTACGTGTTCGCCAAGAGCCCCGCGCTGGTGCAGCGCTACGTGAAGGCGACCAAGGCCGACGTGGGCGGGGTGGGGGGGCACGTCGTGGCGGCCGAGGAGGTCAAGTCGGCCGTCGCCAAGTTCGTGCTCGACAACAACCTGTTGCGCGGCCAGCCCATGTTCAGCTCGTTGATCGTCACCCACACCGGGGACGACGTCGGGGTCACCGGCATCGTCGACGAGAACGTCGACATGAGCGTGGTGGACGAGCTGATGTGGGACGCGCTGCAGGAGGGCGCGGCGAAAGCCGCCGAGCTGGGCCTCTATGGGCCCGGGCAGGACCTGGTGGCCGATGCCTTCACGGGCAACCTGCGCGGGGCCGGTCCGGCCACGGTGGTGCTGCCGATGCCCGTGCGCAAGGACAACGCCTCACAGACCGTCCTGGTGTCGTTCGCCGACAAGACCGAGCCGATGGCCTTCAACTACTTCGCCACCGGGGCGTACCTCTTGCCCCGCTTCAACACCGGTCTCGTCATCGCGGCCTCCAAGATGAAGCGCGGCTACATCATGGACATCGTCGACCTGGACACCAAAGCCCAGGCCATCGAGGCGGGGGCCCACCCCCGGGATCAGAAGGCGCTCGACGGCAAGATGGAAGAGCTGGCCAAGGGTCTTCAAGAAAAGGTGATCCGCCTCCGGGCGCCCGAAGATCTCTACGACATCGAGGGGCTCTGCCGCTCCTCCCGCTTCGTGGTGGCCCGGATCTGGAGCCGCACCGAGCGCGGAGAAGCCGACCAGCTCGGTTACGTCGTGTCCGCGGAGCGGCTGCACAACATCAAGACCAAGAAGGGCTTCACCTACGGGGGCAAAGACGATCCCGTGCTGCTCTCACTGGCCCAGGGCGATTGGCCGGCGCCCGGTGAGATCACCTCGCCGTGGGCGGCCTGCCCGATGGTCGCCGGCGACTGCCGGGGAAGTCACCACCTGCACATCCTGCCGGTGCCGATCAACTCGCAGACGTCGTACTGGTCCGGGCCGATCCTGTCCTGCATCACGCTGTCCTGCAACATCCACACGGGACGTATCGGCGCCATCTCCGATCAGTTCGCCCTGGGGACACCGTGGGACGAGGTACGGCGGCGGGCCAGCGAGCTGGCGATCCAGTTCCGCACGGCCCACGGCATCAAGCAGCCCGCGACCCTCCACGAGGACGAGCTGGAGTACCAGGAGGGCTGGAAGGAGCGGCGCGCACGGCTGGAGCACAAGTTCGAGTTCAAGCCGCCCCTGACTTTCAGCGGCAACGGCAACGGGCACGGCGCCAGCGGCAGGGTCGGCGAACGGACTGCGGCCGGGCGCAGCGCTCGGACAGAAGAGATCGATTGATCGACGGGGCACGGGCTGCCAGGCCCGGGCCGGGTGGCTTCCGCCTGCGCGCGCCCGGCGGCTCGTGCCCCGCCAGTGGCCTCTCGTGGTGTGAGATGTGAGTCCCATCACCGCGCGCCTGGTGCAAAGTATCGGCGTGCGCGGACGAGCCTCCGTTGACTTCCCCCAGGCCGGGTGCTACGGTCGACTCAACGTCGCGCAATGGCTAAAGTTCACCTCATCACGTACGGTTGTCAGATGAACGAGTACGACTCGGAGCGCGTCGCCGGTCTGCTCAAGGAGCGGTCCTGGGAGCTCACCGATCGAGAGAGCGAGGCCGATCTCATTCTCGTGAACACCTGCGCGATTCGCGAGAAGGCGGAGGAAAAGGTCTTCTCCAAGCTCGGCCAGCTTCGCGTGCTCAAGGCGCGCAAGCCGGGGCTGATCGTCGGCGTGATGGGCTGCATGGCCCAACTGC
Proteins encoded in this window:
- a CDS encoding sugar-binding domain-containing protein translates to MKLISHRPGELRQMVQCLELYYRQARSQKDIASTLGVSAATVSRLLKRAFDEGLVRVELDLPRTQELEAALVERFDLHDAVVIAAGGRADVREALGVAAAAAFEKVAANGLRVGLSCGFTLYQTVRSLRERRFRDLALYPLSGESTLKLVDISPNTLVGMMAAKYRPHVTAYALPVQHLVSLRQFERERRRLLRDPEVRSIYDAVQNVDIALVGIGQIGEQTPGFCSLAESYGVSVRRLRELGVVGEINYQPFDVQGRIVDQAELRALMRRVLSVTGDRLQELSRRNDRSVIAVAGGLGKIDAVRGALRGRFMNVLVTDEDVAQAVLKP
- a CDS encoding fructose 1,6-bisphosphatase; translation: MAGKRYGAADDTRKPASTDYHQSRDNLADLPQTLAEKIPVTNTPNIFSYKAYVFAKSPALVQRYVKATKADVGGVGGHVVAAEEVKSAVAKFVLDNNLLRGQPMFSSLIVTHTGDDVGVTGIVDENVDMSVVDELMWDALQEGAAKAAELGLYGPGQDLVADAFTGNLRGAGPATVVLPMPVRKDNASQTVLVSFADKTEPMAFNYFATGAYLLPRFNTGLVIAASKMKRGYIMDIVDLDTKAQAIEAGAHPRDQKALDGKMEELAKGLQEKVIRLRAPEDLYDIEGLCRSSRFVVARIWSRTERGEADQLGYVVSAERLHNIKTKKGFTYGGKDDPVLLSLAQGDWPAPGEITSPWAACPMVAGDCRGSHHLHILPVPINSQTSYWSGPILSCITLSCNIHTGRIGAISDQFALGTPWDEVRRRASELAIQFRTAHGIKQPATLHEDELEYQEGWKERRARLEHKFEFKPPLTFSGNGNGHGASGRVGERTAAGRSARTEEID